The Streptomyces nigra genome includes the window GAGGCCACGATGAGGTGCAGTTCCTTCTCGTGCTCGCGCTGGTACGCGGTGACGGCCCGGCCCGCGCCGTCGCGGATCACGAAGCTCAGCTTCGAGCGCTCGCCGGCGGCGACCCGCGGGGTGGCGAGGTCGAGGGTGTAGCCGCCCTCGGAGATCTGCAGTCCCCCGGCGGGCTCCGCCTCGTGCCCGCCGTGGTCACCTTCCTCCGCCGGCTCCGCCGAGGCCCGGGGGTGGGTGTCGTGGCGGGCGGGCACGGCGTCCTCGACGACGGGGTCGAACGCCTGGCCGACGCCGTAGGCCGTGCCGAATGTCGCGGCCAGCGCGGCGGTGAACGCGGTGATCCTCAGTCCGGCATGCATGGCGGTCTCCTGCGGGTCTGATGCTGCTGCGTCTGTCCTTCGATGCAGTTCACCATACCCCTGGGGGGTACCAAGTCAAGTCGAGGGAGAGGACTTGCCTCCCTTACCCCCCAGGGGTATACATGGACTCCGGCGAGGGTACCCCCGCCCCGTATCAGGGTCGATCACCGACCCCCTGCCAAGGAGGAACGCATGTCCACCACCACGTACGCGGTCTCCGGGATGAGCTGCGGCCACTGCCGGGCCACGCTCACCGAGGCCATCGGCGGGCTGGACGGCGTCACCGGAGTCGACGTCGATCTCGCCACCGGACTGGTCACCGTCACCAGCGCCGCCGAGCCGGACGACGCACGCGTGGCCGCCGTCGTGGACGACGCCGGCTACGAGCTCACCGGCCGCGCCGCCTGACGCACCCCTCCCCCGGGGCCCGGCCACGCCGGGCCCCCGCCCGCATCCCTCACCAGGAGCAGTGATGACCACCACCGCGACCGGCCCGACGAGCGACGTGGAGCTCGCCATCGGCGGCATGACGTGCGCCTCGTGCGCGGCGCGCGTCGAGAAGAAGCTGAACCGCATGGAGGGCGTGACCGCCACCGTCAACTACGCCACCGAGAAGGCCAGGGTCAGCTTCGCCGCCGGGGTCTCCGTCCAGGACCTGATCTCCACCGTCGAGGCGACCGGGTACACCGCCCGGGAGCCCGAGCCGCCCGCCGCCGACATCCCGGCGGGCCAGGACGGAGACGGGGACGGGGGCGACGGCCTGCGGACGCTCCGGCAGCGGCTGGTGACGGCGGTGGTCCTGGCGGTGCCCGTCGTCGCGATGGCGATGGTCCCGGCCCTGCAGTTCGAGTACTGGCAGTGGCTGTCGCTCACCCTGGCGGCGCCCGTGGTGACGTATGCCGCCTGGCCCTTCCACCGGGCCGCGTTCACCAATCTGCGGCACGGCGCCGCGACCATGGACACCCTGATCTCGGTCGGCACGTCGGCCGCGTTCCTGTGGTCGCTGTGGGCGCTGTTCCTGGGCACGGCCGGCGAGCCCGGCATGACCCACCCCTTCGAGCTGACCATCGCCCGCGGCGACGGCTCGGGGAACATCTACCTGGAGGCGGCCGCCGGTGTCACCGCCTTCATCCTGGCCGGGCGCTACTTCGAGGCCCGCTCCAAGCGCAAGGCGGGCGCGGCCCTGAAGGCCCTGCTGGAGCTGGGTGCCAAGGACGTCACCGTCCTGGGCCCGGACGGCACCGAACGGACCGTACCGGTCGGGCAGTTGGCCGTGGGCGACCGCTTCCTCGTCCGTCCCGGCGAGAAGATCGCCACCGACGGCACGGTGGTCGAGGGTTCCTCCGCGGTGGACGCATCGATGCTGACCGGAGAGTCCGTGCCGGTCGAGGTCTCCGTCGGCGACCCGGTGACGGGCGCGACGCTGAACGCGGGCGGCCGGCTGGTCGTCGAGGCGACGCGTGTCGGCGCGGACACCCAACTGGCGCGGATGGCTCGGCTGGTGGAGGATGCGCAGAACGGCAAGGCCGCCGCGCAGCGGCTGGCGGACCGGATCTCCGCCGTGTTCGTGCCGATCGTCATCGCCCTGGCACTGGGCACCCTCGGCTTCTGGCTGGGCAACGGCGCCGGTACGGCAGCCGCGTTCACGGCAGCCGTGGCCGTGCTCATCATCGCCTGCCCCTGCGCCCTGGGCCTGGCCACGCCGACCGCGCTGCTGGTCGGCACCGGGCGCGGCGCGCAGCTCGGCATCCTCATCAAGGGCCCCGAGGTACTGGAGTCCACGCGCCGGGTCGACACCGTCGTCCTGGACAAGACGGGCACCGTCACGACCGGCCGGATGACGCTGCTGGCCGTGCACACCGCCACCGGCACGGAGGAGGAGGACGTGCTGCGGCTGGCGGGGGCGCTGGAGCACGCCTCCGAGCACCCGGTCGCCCGTGCGGTGGCCGAGGGGGCCCTGGGCCGGCTCGGATCGCTGCCCGCGCCCGAGGAGTTCGCGAACGTGCCGGGGCTCGGCGTGCGGGGCGTGGTCGAGGGGCACAGCGTGCTCGTGGGCCGCGAGCGGCTGCTCACCGGCGAGGTGCCGGAGCTGCCGGAGGAGCTGCGGCGGGCCCTGGAGTCCGCCGAGGCGGCGGGCCGTACGGCGGTCGTGGTGGCCTGGGGCGGCGCCGCACGGGCGGTGCTGGAGGTCGCCGACGCGGTGAAGCCGACCAGCCGGGAGGCTGTCGCACGGCTGCGGGACCTCGGTCTGACGCCGATGCTGCTGACGGGTGACAACCGTCGGGTCGCCCTGGCGGTCGCCGCCGAGGTCGGCGTCGCGGCCGACGACGTGATCGCCGAGGTGCTGCCGCAGGACAAGGCCGACATCGTCAAGCGGCTGCAGGACGAGGGCCGTTCGGTCGCCATGGTGGGTGACGGCGTCAACGACGCGGCCGCGCTGGCCCAGGCCGACCTGGGGCTCGCGATGGGCACCGGGACGGACGCGGCGATCGAGGCCGGTGACCTCACGCTCGTGCGCGGCGACCTGCGTGCCGCCGCCGACGCCATCCGGCTCGCCCGCCGTACGCTCGGTACGATCCGGTCGAACCTGTTCTGGGCCTTCGCCTACAACGTCGCCGCGCTGCCGCTGGCCGCGGCCGGGCTGCTCAACCCGATGATCGCGGGGGCGGCGATGGCCTTCTCCTCGGTGTTCGTGGTCGGCAACTCGCTGCGGCTGCGGTCCTTCCGCGCCACGGACTGAGGGCCGTAAGGGACAGGAGGGGCGCCGCGGTCGCGGCGCCCCTCCGCCGTGTGCCGTCGGCTCAGCCGAACGCCTTCACGGCCTGGTAGTAGGTCCACGCCGTGCTGTTGCAGGTGGTCTTGCTCGCGCCGCTGTACCCGGCGCACACACGCTTGAGGTCTTCGTAGAAGGCGCTGTCGAGACGGGACTTGTTGGCGCTGAACGTGCCCAGGGCCTTGTAGTTGCGATAGCCGAAGTCATGCCGGGCACAGGACGTCTGGAACGGGAAGCCGAAGGGGTTGTCCGGGGACGAGGAGCAGTAGTCGGTGGACCAGTCGAATCCGTAGGCGGCCCATCCGGACTGGTTGTTGCGGGCGGAGACCCAGGCGTTGTAGCTGGACGCGGACGTCTGCGTCCAACTGGACAGTACCTGGGGCTTGTCCGCGGGAGCGGCCTGGGCGGCCGGTGCGAGGACGACGAGAGTCGCGACGGACACGGCCGAGGCGGCGAGCGTGGTGGTGAGTGTGCGGCGCATTTCCACACCTCCATGAGGCTGCGGTCCGCCCGTCGGACCGCAGGTTCATGACAAGATGATTGACACCTGAACGGTCGTTTACTCCGTTACGGCTCAACAAACCGTCAACTCGGGGGACTTGACAGGGGTTCGGGGCACTCGGGGCAAGGGTCAGGAGGGCCTGGAACAGCGGGCCGCAGCGGTCTCCAGGGGGTTGCGCCGCTCAATCCGCCGTCGGGCCCCGCCCCTTGTCGAGGAAGCGGCGCAGCCTGCTCAGCGGCCAGGCGTCGATCACGTCGTCCGCGGTGAGCCAGCCACGCTGGGCCGTGCCCACCCCGAAGCGCAGATTGGCCAGATGGGTCACCGCGTGGGCGTCACTGTCGACGGCGAACCGCGCCCCGTGCCGCCGGGCCCGCAGGATGTCCTCGTCCCGCAGATCGAGCCGGTCCGGATGGGAGTTGATCTCCAGCGCGGTGCCGGTGCGCGCGCAGGCCGCGAAGACCGCGTCGAGGTCGGCGTCGATGCCGGGACGCCGGCCGATGAGACGGGTGGTGGGGTGCCCGATGATGTGGACGTGCGGGTTCTCGCAGGCCCGGATCAGACGGCGGGTCATCGTGTCGCGGTCCTGGTCGAAGTGCGAGTGCACCGAGGCCACGCACACGTCGAAGTCCGCCAGGAACTCGGCGGGCCAGTCCACCTCGCCGTCGGGGCCGATGTTCAGCTCCACGCCGTGCAGCAGCCGCATCCCGCCGTACGTCCCGTCCAGCGCGCGGAGGCGGGCGCGCTGGGCGAGCATCCGCTCGGCCGTCATCCGCTGCATCGCCATGTCCGGGCCGTGGTCGGTGACGGCGTAGTAGGCGTGGCCCCGTGCGGCGGCCGCAGCGGCCATCTCCTCCAGCGGGGCCAAGCCGTCCGTCAGATCGGTGTGCGTGTGCAGATCACCCCGGAGGTCCGGCTCCTGGAGCAGGACGGGCAGTTCGCCGCGCAGCCCGGCCTCGATCTCGCCCCGGTCCTCACGCAGCGGCGGCGGGATCCACGGCAGGCCGAGCCGGGCGTAGACCTCCTCCTCGGTCCCGGAGACGATCCGCACCCCGCTCTCCACGTCGAACAGCCCGTACTCGGAGAGCTTGAGCTTCTGGCGACGGCCAGCTCGCGGATGCGGATGTTGTGCGCCTTGGAGCCGGTGAAGTACTGCATCGCGGCGCCCCACGCGTCCGGCGGGACGACCCGAAGATCGACCTGGAGGCCTTGCGCGGTGCGGACCGACGTCTTCTTCTCGCCGCTCGCGACGACCTCCCGGACCTCGGGCAGCGCGGTGAAGGCCCGCATCACCGGGCCGGGCTCGGTGGCCGCGGCCAGGATGTCGACGTCGCCGATCGTCTCGCGGGCGCGGCGCAGCGATCCCGCGTAGGCGCAGCGCTCGCAGCCGGGCACCCGGGACAGCGCGGCGACGATGTCCTCGGCCAGTTCCAGGGCGACGTCGATCAGGAGCCGGTCGCCGAAGGACCGCAGCAGGCGGATGCCGTGGAGGATCTTGGCCTCGGTCCGGGGCCCGAAGCCCTTGAGGCCGCGCAGCCTCTCCTGGGCGATGGCGTCCTCGAGTTCGTCGACGGTGGAGATGCCCAGCTCCCGGTGGAGGACGAGGGACTTCTTCGGGCCGAGCGTCGGTATGGCGGTCAGCTGCCGGACCCCGGCGGGGACACGCTCCCGCAGCTCCTCCACCGCCGCCACCCGGCCGGTGGAGAAGTACTCGACGACCTTCTCGGCGATGGACCGGCCGACGTTCGGGATCTCCTTGAGCTGGTCCACGTCGAGGGTGGACACGTCGGCGGGATGGGCGCCCAGGGCACGGGCCGCCTTCTCGTAGACACGTGCCTTGAACGCGTCGCCTCCCGTGAGGGAGATCAGGTCCGCGTACTCCTGGAGGAGCGCGGCCACCTCGTCGTTGGACCGGGCCACCCCTCCAGCGTAGGCACGGATCAGGCAGGGCTCCCGGCGGGCGGTGTGGCAGCCGGGTCCGGTTCGCCGGCCGTGGCGGAGAGCGGCGGGTGGGCCGGGGTGACCTGCTCCCTGGTGAGGCAGGCGGCGATCCCGCGGGCCAGGAGGGGGTCGGCCGGCAGGACGTGCCGGGCGAACCAGCGGGCCGCCGTCGGGTCGGGCGACGGTTCCACGAACTCGGCGCCGGCGTAGTCGTCGAGCGGCGGATCGTAGATGTAGCCCGTGACCACACCGCTGTCGACGAGCCGGTCCACCAGCGCGTCACGGTCGTGGACCAGCAGCGGGGCGCGGAAGAGGGCGGGCGGGCCGTCGTGCGCGGTCCGCTCCCGCAGCGCCGGGCTGGCCCAGGTGGTGCCGGCCAGCCGCGAGACACCGTCCCTGCGGCGGGCGAGGTCGCCGTCGAGCAGGGCCATGCGCAGCTGCAGCTGCCCGCGCACCAGCGCCCCGTGCCGGTTCCGGAAGCCGTGGAGGTCGACCCGTACCCAGGGCTCGTACGCGGCCAGGCTGGGCGCGCGACGGGCGCTCGCGGTGAGGCGCGGGGCGTGCAGGGCCATCCGGAACTCGTCGCGTTCCAGCAGGCCGAGCCGCTGCATGGTGCGCCACACGGGCCGCACCAGGTGGAGCGAGCGGACGGCGGACCGGGCCAGGGGGCGCAGGGTGACGGTGAGGTCGGCGCGCAGCCGGCGCGGGGTGAGCAGGTCGTCGCGCAGCCGTTCGAGTTCGCGCCGGGTGCGTACGTCGTCGACGGCGAGGAAGCCGCCGGCCGTCGCCGCGACATGCTTGGAGAGGCTGAACGCGGCGGCCGTGCCGAAGGTCCCGACGGGCTGTCCGTCCACATGGGTGCCGATGGCGTGCGCCGCGTCCTCGATCAGCGGGATGCCGAGCGCCTCGCAGCGCCGCCGCAGCTCGACGACCCGGTCCGGCAGGCCGTACAGGTTGGTGGTCAGGACGGCGTCGATCCCGCGCCAGGTGGCCTCCGGTACGGCGTCCGGGTCGATGTTGCCGTCCCAGCGGGAGACGGGGGCCTGCACGGGGCGCAGTCCGGCGGCGAGGACGACGAAGAGGATCACGTCGTCGTTCACCGGGGACATCAGCACGCGTCCGCCCGGCCGGCACCAGCGCCGCAGCGCCAGATAGAGGGCGAGTCGGGCCGAGGGCGTGTAGACGCATTCGCGTCCGATGCGCCGCGTCATCATCGCGGCGAGCCGCGATCCGTACGGCATGGTCACCTCTTCCGTGAGAGCTTCGGCGAAGACCGCCCGGGGGCGGGCTGTGCGGGCTGGCGGACGTCGTGCGGGGCCGTCTCGCGGGGGGTGGGATGAGGGCGTGCGGGGCCAGGGCCGCGGCGTCCGTGGTGGACGGCGGCGGTGAGTGGGGTGGGGCGGCGGTCAGCGGGTGCCGGAGTCGGTGCCTCTCGTGCGGGCGACGACAGAGGTGCGCAGGCCGCCGGCGGTTCTGAGCAGCCGGTCGGCGGGGTCCCGCAGGGCCGGGTGGGCGAGGACGGTGTTGCGCAGGCCGCGGACGGGTCTGCGCCACATCCGGTGGGCCGCCGCGACCGGGTGGGGGCGCGTCGCGAACCCTTCGGCCACCCGCAGCTCACGGGTCTTCAGCCAGTCCTTGTACTCCTTCTCGCCGCGCCCCATGTCCATGAGGGTGACGCCGTCCCGGCCCGCGGCGTACGCCATCCGCAGGTGCATCATCAGACCGGGCGAGTAGTACGCGAACTCGGGGTCGTAGGCGGTGAACCAGGCGGCGAGCACGCTGCGTGAACGGGGCCCGAAGTGCGCGGCGACGGGCCTGTCCCCCGCGTACACGACGGACAGGATGCCGGTGAAGTGGTCCTCGCGGACCTGGAAGAGATGGTCGACCAGAGCGACGATCCACGGCTTGGAGAACCGGTCCATCCGCCCCGTCCTGCGGTACTGGGCGGACTTCCAGCGCATGAGCGTCCGCAGGACGCGCGGGTCGCGTTCGTCGTACACGAAGCGGAACTCGCCGACGTTCCGGCCGAGCCGGCGCTCCTTCTTCAGCGTCGTCTTGGCCTGCCCGGGGTAGGTGGCGCGCAGCCAGGCCGGGTAGTCGCCCTCGGCGGGCTTGAGGTCGAGCACGGGTGAGGCGAAGGTGCCCGTGACGTACGGGGCGAACGGCCGCTGCTCCTCGACCAGATGGTCGAACTCGAGGACGGCCAGGCCGCACGCCGCCAGCAGTTCACGGGTGTCCCAGCCGACGCCCGGCCGGTGCACCAGCGCCTGGCAGTCGGACAGCCCGAGGCCGATGGCCCGGCCGACGCCGAGGGCGTTGCGTTCGTACGGAAGGAAGCCGACGGCCTCCCCCTCCTGGTGCAGCACGGCCACCCGCGCGCCCGGCCGGAATCGGCCGACGCCGAGCGCGAACTCGGGTGACAGGAACGGGTTGGCGTACTCGGGTGACTCGTCCATGGCCCGGTGCCATGCCGCGCGCAGCGGGCCGCTCAGGTCCTCGGGCCGGTGAATGGTGATGGCGTTCGTGGATCGCATGGCGACCGCTCCCCCCAGATGTCCCCCCAGGGCGCGCTTTCCGGCGCGCCCGCCACACGGTCTCCCCCTCTGTCGAACCATGCGGCGAGGATCAAACGTCGCGAAGCGGGACGCACACTGTCAAGGCAGGTGAAGAATCCTTTAGCAGTACTTGGGATCGGACGGTGCCGGGCCCGTGCCGCCCGGCGGCCTCCGCTCAGCCCTCCTGACCGGTGATGTCGACCATCCATGTGACGCCGAACCGGTCCGTGCACATGCCGAAGACGTCGCCCCACATCTGCTTCTCCAGCGGGACGCTCACCGTGGCGCCGTCGCTGAGCTTCTCCCAGTAGCCGCGCAGCTCGGACTCGTCGTCGCCGCTCAGGCTCACGGAGATGTTGTTGCCGGGACGGTGGTCGCCCGTGGGGGTGTCGGCGCCCATGAGGGTGAAGCCGCTCGGGGTCTCCAGCATGCCGTGCATGATCTTGTCCGCGAGCGGTGTGTCCGCCTGGCCGAACGCGGCGTAGGTGTTCACGTCGAGGGTGCCGCCGAAGACCTGCTGGTAGAACTCCAGCGCCTCGCGGGCGTCGCCGGCGAACGTGATGTAGGGGTTGAGTCGTGAAGCCATGGTTCCTCCTGGAGTGACGGAAGCCGACTCCACGGAACGTAGCGCGGGCCACTGACAGCGGCCCGCGCTCACGGCCGTACGGGGCACAGGCCCGGCTACAGGGTGCGCTCCATGCGCTCCGCGACCAGCTTCACGAACCGCGCGGGGTCCTTGGCCTGGCCGCCCTCGGCGAGCACCGCCAGGGTGTGCAGCAGTTCGGCGGACTCGGCGAGGCGCGTGCGGTCGTCGTCGTTCTTGAACGCCTGGTTGAGGCCCTTGACCAGCGGGTGGTCGGCGTTGAGCTCCAGGATGCGCTTGGTGCGCGGCACCTCCTGGCCCATGGCGCGGTACATCTGCTCCAGGGCCGGGGTGAGGTCCTGCGCGTCCGAGACGACGCAGGCGGGCGAGACCGTCAGCCGGGTCGACAGCCGGACCTCCTTGATGTCCTCCGCGAGCCGCTCCCCCATCCAGCCGAGCAGCCCCGCGTAGTCCTCGGCCTGCTTCTCGCGCTCCTCGTCGGCCTGCTCGTCGCCCTTGGCGTCGAGGTCGATCTCGCCCTTGGTGACGGACCGCAGCTTCTTGCCCTGGTACTCGCCGACGGCGTCGACCCACACCTCGTCGACGGGGTCGGTGAGCAGCAGCACCTCGATGCCCTTGTCCCGGAACGCCTCCATGTGCGGGGAGTTCTCGACGCTCTGCCGGGACTCGCCGGTGATGTAGTAGATGTCCTTCTGCTCGTCGCCCATCCGTTCGACGTACTGCGCCAGGGTGGTCGGCTCGTCGTCGGAGTGGGTGGTCGCGAACGAGGCGACGGCGAGGATGCCCTCGCTGTTCTCGGAGTCGGTGACCAGGCCCTCCTTGAGGACGGTGCCGAACTCCCGCCAGAACGTGGCGTAGCGCTCGCTGTCCTTGGTCATGATCTCCTTGACCGTGGACAGCACCTTCTTGGTGAGCCGGCGCTGCATCATCCGGATGTGCCGGTCCTGCTGCAGGATCTCGCGCGAGACGTTCAGCGAGAGGTCGGCCGCGTCGACGACGCCCTTGACGAAGCGCAGATAGGGCGGGAGCAGCTCCTCGCAGTCGTCCATGATGAACACGCGTTTCACATACAGCTGGACGCCGCGCTTGTGATCGCGGGTGAACAGGTCGTACGGGGCGTGCGAGGGCAGGAACAGCAGGGCCTGGTACTCGAAGGTGCCCTCGGCCTGGAGCCGGATGGTCTCCAGCGGTTCGCGCCAGTCGTGGCTGATGTGCTTGTACAGCTCGTGGTACTCGTCGTCGGTCACCTGGTCGCGCGAGCGCGCCCAGAGGGCCTTCATCGAGTTCAGCGTCTCCGGCTCGGGCGTGCCGTCGCCGTCGGCGGTCTCCGGGACCATCCGGATCGGCCAGGTGATGAAGTCCGAGTACCTCTTGACGATCTCCCGGACCTTCCACGGCGAGGTGTAGTCGTGGAGCTGGTTCTCGGGGTCGGCGGGCTTCAGGTGCAGGGTGACGGAGGTGCCCTGCGGGGCGTCCTCGACGGTCTCCAGCGTGTACGTGGCCTCGCCGCGCGACGACCAGCGCGTGCCCTTGCTCTCGCCGGCCCGCCGGGTCACCAGGGTCATCTCGTCGGCGACCATGAAGCCGGAGTAGAAGCCGACGCCGAACTGGCCGATCAGGCCCTCGGCGCCCTTCTCGTCCTCGGCCTCCCGCAGCTCCTTCAGGAAGCCGGCGGTGCCGGAGTTGGCGATGGTGCCGATGAGCCGCCCCACCTCGTCGTACGACATCCCGATGCCGTTGTCCCGCACGGTGAGGGTACGGGCCTCCTTGTCCACGTCGATCTCGATGTGCAGGTCGGACACATCGGCGTCGAGCGCGTCGTCCCGCAGCTTCTCCAGGCGCAGCTTGTCGAGCGCGTCGGAGGCGTTGGAGACGAGCTCGCGGAGAAAGACATCCTTGTTCGAGTAGACCGAGTGGATCATCAGCTGGAGCAGCTGCCTGGCCTCTACCTGGAACTCAAACGTCTCGGTCGGCATGGTTAGCGACTACCTCACAGGTTCGTTCACCGGATCTGGTAGCAGTCACTGTAAGACACGAGGTCAGCGCGGAGAGCGGGGCCGGGGGAACCCGGCCCGGGCGGCTCAGACGAGGTGCGCGAAGACGACCAGGTTGGCGGTGTAGTCGCGGACCTGGCGGTCGTAGTCGCCCGCGCAGGTGATCAGCCGGACCTGGGGGGTGGGGGTGTCCTCGTAGACGCGGTCGCTCGGGAAGCTGTCCTTGTCGAAGGTCTGCGCCTCGTCGACCTCGAAGACGGCCTTCTGCCCGTCGGCGCGGCGCACCTCGAAGCGGTCCCCCTTGGCCAGCCGGTGCAGTTCGGCGAAGACGGCCGGGGACGTCGCCGTGTCGACGTGCCCGGCGATGATCGACGTGCCCCGCTCGCCCGGTGAGGCGCCCTTGGCGTACCAGCCGACGAGGTTGGTGTCATGGGCGGGCGGCGGCTCGAGACGGCCGGCGCGGCCGATGGCCAGGTCGGTGAAGGGGGCGTCCACCGAGATCTTCGGGATGACCAGGCGCACCGGGCGTGACCTGGGCAGATGCTTGCTGCCTGGACGCGCGTCGGGCCCGGCCGGCTCGGCCGTCGCGGGTGCGGAGGAGGTGGCGGCGGGCGGCGCGTGGGGGGCGCCGACGCGCCCTTCCCCGTCGGTGCGGCCGCCGGAGAACAGGGTGAAGAGGATCGTCGTGGCGAGGGCGCTCCAGAACACGACGGCCACGCGTCGGGTCCGCCGCGAGCGCGCGGGCGGGTCGTCGCGACCGGCCGGGCCGGGCTGGGGTGCGGGAGGACGGCCGGCGTCCATCGGGGAACCACCTCACTGGGACGGGCAGCGGGACAGCGGACGGTCGGGGTGGAGGGGCGGGCGGGGCCGCCGCGACGCGCGGGCACGTGCGGCGGCCTCGACGGCCGGTCGCCGGGTGTGGGTCAGGCCACGGACCCGGCGGCCTTCCTGCGACGCATCGCGTACACGCCGGCGCCCGCGACCCCGAGGACGGCCAGTCCGCCGGCCGTCACACCCGAGGAGGCGAGGCCGCCGCCACCGGTGTGCATCCCGCCGCGCGGCTTGTCGTGGTCACCGCCGCCGCCCCACGACTCCTCCTCGTCGTGGTCGCCGCCCCAGGAGTCGTCACCGTGGTCACCGCCGCCCCACGAGTCGTTCTTCTCCTCGGCCTTCCACGAGTCCTTGCCGTGGTCGCCCTTCCAGCCGTCCTTCTCGCCGTCGTCCTTGTTGCGGTACGTGTCCGGGTCGTGCTTGGGGTCGCCGCCCCAGTCGTCGCCGTTCATGACGGAGCCGAGCGCTCCGCCACCGGTGTGGATCCCGCCGCGCGGACCGTCGTGCTTGTCCTCCTTGTCGTGCTCCTTGCTGTAGGACTGGTCGTGGTCGGGCTTCCCGTGGTCCTCGGACTTGCCGTGCTCGTCGGACTTGCCGTGGTCCTCGGACTTCGCGTGCTCGTCGGACTTGTCGGTGCCCTTGCCGTGCTCCTTGCTGTGGGACGGGTCGTCGTTGTTGTCCCAGTCACCGGTGGTGACGGCGTGGGCGGCGGGTGCGATCGCCAGCGCGGCCGTGGCCGTCGCGGTGGCGAGCAGCATGCGAACAGAGCGCATAGGTGAGTCCTCCCGTCACGGCCTGGGCGGCTGACGCTTCATCACCACTGGAGCCAGGCCTTGACGTGATCCACCGTCAGCCATGTCCACCCGGGGCACCATCCGAAGCGATCACATGGGTTACCCGCACACCCTGACGGCCGTATGAACGGGTGTCCCTACCCCTGTGACCAGCGGCATCCCCTCCCCCGGGTTTGGATCACCCGTAAGTGGTGAGACGCGGGGGATGCCGAAGCCCAGCCTCCGTCCAGCCCTGCCCCCGAGAGCCGCCGGCCCCTGCCCGGGGCCCGTGCGCGGTGCCCGGGAGGCGGTGTGGTGAGCCCGGCCGCGCAGACCGCTCCGGAGCGTGCCGCACCGCCGCGACCTGCGGCTTCCGGTCAGCGGGACGCGTTCTTCGACAATGCCAAGTACGCGGCGATCGTGCTCGTCGCGGTGGGGCACGCGTGGGAGCCGCTGCGGGACGGCAGCCGGGCCGTCAGCGCGCTGTACATGCTCGTGTACGCCTTCCACATGCCGGCCTTCATCATCGTCTCGGGCTACTTCTCGCGAAGCTTCGAGGCCCGTTCGGAGCAGCTGAAACGGCTGGTCACCGGGCTGCTCGTGCCGTATGTGATCTTCGAGACCGCCTACACGTTCTTCACCCGGTGGACGGACGGGGAACCCGGCCGGCCGATCAGCCTTCTGGACCCCCTGTATCTGACCTGGTTCCTGGCGGCGCTGTTCGTGTGGCGGCTCACGGCTCCGCTGTGGCGGCGGCTGCGCTACGCCGTCGGGGTGGCACTGGCCGTGGCGATGCTGGCCACGCTGTCACCGATCGGCAACGACCTGGATCTGCAGCGTGTCCTGCAGTTCCTGCCGTACTTCGTGGTGGGGCTGATGCTGCGGCCCGAGCACTTCCGGTGGGTGCGGCGCCGTGCGGTGCGGATCGCCGCGGTGCCCGTGTTCGCGGGCGCGCTCGCGGTGGCGTACTGGGCGCAGCCGCGGATGACGGGCGGCTGGTTCTACCACCGGGACAGCGCCGGGGAACTGGGCGCGCCGCCGTGGGCGGGGCTGGTGATGACGCCGGTGCTCTTCGTCTGCTCGCTGGTGCTGGTGGCCTGTTTCCTGTCCTGGGTGCCGGGGCGGCGGATGTGGTGCACGG containing:
- a CDS encoding class F sortase, whose protein sequence is MAVVFWSALATTILFTLFSGGRTDGEGRVGAPHAPPAATSSAPATAEPAGPDARPGSKHLPRSRPVRLVIPKISVDAPFTDLAIGRAGRLEPPPAHDTNLVGWYAKGASPGERGTSIIAGHVDTATSPAVFAELHRLAKGDRFEVRRADGQKAVFEVDEAQTFDKDSFPSDRVYEDTPTPQVRLITCAGDYDRQVRDYTANLVVFAHLV
- the htpG gene encoding molecular chaperone HtpG; the encoded protein is MPTETFEFQVEARQLLQLMIHSVYSNKDVFLRELVSNASDALDKLRLEKLRDDALDADVSDLHIEIDVDKEARTLTVRDNGIGMSYDEVGRLIGTIANSGTAGFLKELREAEDEKGAEGLIGQFGVGFYSGFMVADEMTLVTRRAGESKGTRWSSRGEATYTLETVEDAPQGTSVTLHLKPADPENQLHDYTSPWKVREIVKRYSDFITWPIRMVPETADGDGTPEPETLNSMKALWARSRDQVTDDEYHELYKHISHDWREPLETIRLQAEGTFEYQALLFLPSHAPYDLFTRDHKRGVQLYVKRVFIMDDCEELLPPYLRFVKGVVDAADLSLNVSREILQQDRHIRMMQRRLTKKVLSTVKEIMTKDSERYATFWREFGTVLKEGLVTDSENSEGILAVASFATTHSDDEPTTLAQYVERMGDEQKDIYYITGESRQSVENSPHMEAFRDKGIEVLLLTDPVDEVWVDAVGEYQGKKLRSVTKGEIDLDAKGDEQADEEREKQAEDYAGLLGWMGERLAEDIKEVRLSTRLTVSPACVVSDAQDLTPALEQMYRAMGQEVPRTKRILELNADHPLVKGLNQAFKNDDDRTRLAESAELLHTLAVLAEGGQAKDPARFVKLVAERMERTL
- a CDS encoding acyltransferase family protein — translated: MSPAAQTAPERAAPPRPAASGQRDAFFDNAKYAAIVLVAVGHAWEPLRDGSRAVSALYMLVYAFHMPAFIIVSGYFSRSFEARSEQLKRLVTGLLVPYVIFETAYTFFTRWTDGEPGRPISLLDPLYLTWFLAALFVWRLTAPLWRRLRYAVGVALAVAMLATLSPIGNDLDLQRVLQFLPYFVVGLMLRPEHFRWVRRRAVRIAAVPVFAGALAVAYWAQPRMTGGWFYHRDSAGELGAPPWAGLVMTPVLFVCSLVLVACFLSWVPGRRMWCTVLGTGTLFGYLLHGFVAQAAGRFGWYDPAWVHTPGGALVVTAVAATVVTLLCTPPVRHALRWVVEPRMPWLFRRDPA